A stretch of Candidatus Krumholzibacteriota bacterium DNA encodes these proteins:
- a CDS encoding mannose-1-phosphate guanylyltransferase, translating to MYAVIIAGGRGTRFWPVSRSKKPKQYLDITGEGSMISVTRRRLASLASPGKTFVLTVADQVDLVQGECPDIPGENIFAEPAGRNTAPSLAVAAAMARRGGDEPMLCCPADHLIADTGAFHGIVAAAAAVAAEREALVTFGIAPTFPATGYGYIEAGPLAGEKAGRLFHEVTRFHEKPDADRARRYVERGGFYWNSGIFCWRPSIFLSAWERHLPDGVEPLDRIAAALGTDELAETAAAEYPRMPAVSVDYGILEKAENVLVFPADLGWSDVGSWDALADVLDRDGDGNAVAGGCAAIDSRRCLFFNPGGFTAAVGVDDLVVVVEGSTVLVCRKGDSQRVRELIDAVGKAGRDDLL from the coding sequence ACCCGGTTCTGGCCGGTCAGCCGAAGCAAAAAGCCCAAACAGTACCTCGACATCACGGGCGAGGGATCGATGATCTCCGTCACCCGGCGTCGGCTCGCCTCACTCGCTTCTCCCGGCAAAACGTTCGTTCTCACCGTCGCCGACCAGGTGGATCTCGTCCAGGGCGAATGTCCCGACATCCCCGGGGAGAACATCTTCGCCGAGCCGGCGGGACGGAACACGGCGCCCTCGCTCGCCGTCGCCGCGGCGATGGCCCGCCGCGGCGGAGACGAACCGATGCTCTGCTGCCCCGCGGACCATCTCATCGCCGACACCGGCGCATTCCACGGGATCGTCGCCGCGGCGGCCGCGGTCGCCGCTGAACGCGAGGCGCTCGTCACCTTCGGGATCGCCCCCACCTTCCCCGCCACGGGCTACGGCTACATCGAGGCGGGGCCGCTCGCGGGAGAGAAAGCGGGGCGGCTTTTCCACGAGGTAACCCGTTTCCACGAGAAGCCCGACGCAGACCGGGCCCGCCGGTACGTCGAGCGGGGGGGGTTCTACTGGAACAGCGGGATCTTCTGCTGGAGACCGTCGATCTTCCTCTCCGCGTGGGAACGCCATCTCCCCGACGGGGTAGAACCCCTCGATCGCATCGCGGCCGCCCTCGGCACCGATGAGCTCGCCGAAACGGCGGCCGCCGAGTATCCTCGGATGCCCGCCGTCTCCGTCGATTACGGGATACTCGAGAAGGCGGAGAACGTTCTCGTCTTTCCGGCCGATCTCGGCTGGAGCGACGTCGGTTCGTGGGACGCCCTCGCCGACGTTCTCGACCGGGACGGCGACGGCAACGCCGTCGCCGGAGGCTGCGCGGCGATCGACAGCCGGCGCTGCCTCTTTTTCAACCCCGGCGGTTTCACCGCCGCGGTGGGCGTGGACGACCTCGTCGTCGTCGTCGAGGGATCGACCGTCCTCGTCTGTCGGAAGGGGGACAGCCAGCGGGTCCGCGAGCTCATCGACGCCGTCGGAAAAGCGGGCCGGGACGATCTGCTCTAG
- a CDS encoding ABC transporter substrate-binding protein, protein MRRVAAILFSAVFLAGCATLPPKASEEPLTGTEILASLRAAEAAGDLNEVRLAGMRFLGRRSDDAIADEVRLLVAAADTELGFYGDASDLLQPIVFAGRGDANEGRALALLARVHAADGDFEAAAGHLLRALSTPIDGTARAAAEASLAGAAALVDAEALDRLTQTHAGRPGLETLTRERLSRAYAAGDSAAVRSLGEVLETSDETGPAGSVLRIGLICPLAGRYAPLGEAFLHGAAIAAGELRRRGLTGIELVAADTRGDPLSAYRAVRRLVEEESVIAVIGGVLSSSTIAAAQAAQCAGAVLFSPVATARGIGSIGEWIFQASGGEEIEETAVARLACGTLDARRVAFIAADNERSRRAAVLFRAEVERAGGELVAVVLYDEGSSDFREPIEAVRRAAPEALFLASETEDLFLLLPQFSFYEFGVQLLGTSAWNSRRLLRMAAKDMEGAIFPVETAGVDEAERFRVAVELLDRPDIESNPFTVGGYVGVETIVDAAVAAGRGGESLRREMERALEHRLHPYLELASKRGVAFRTVRDEHVVEFRP, encoded by the coding sequence ATGAGACGGGTTGCGGCGATCCTTTTTTCCGCCGTCTTCCTCGCCGGCTGCGCGACCCTTCCCCCGAAGGCGTCCGAGGAGCCGCTGACCGGAACCGAGATCCTCGCCTCGCTCCGCGCCGCCGAGGCGGCCGGCGATTTGAACGAGGTCCGTCTCGCGGGAATGCGCTTTCTCGGGCGGCGTTCCGACGATGCGATCGCGGACGAGGTGCGGCTCCTCGTCGCCGCCGCCGACACCGAGCTCGGATTCTACGGCGATGCGTCGGATCTCCTCCAGCCGATCGTTTTCGCCGGACGGGGGGACGCGAACGAGGGCCGCGCGCTCGCCCTTCTCGCGAGGGTTCATGCCGCCGACGGGGATTTCGAGGCGGCGGCGGGGCATCTTCTCCGGGCGCTCTCGACGCCGATCGACGGAACGGCCAGGGCGGCCGCCGAGGCCTCCCTCGCCGGGGCGGCGGCACTCGTCGACGCGGAGGCGCTCGACCGCCTGACCCAAACGCACGCCGGCAGGCCGGGGCTCGAAACGCTCACGCGGGAGCGCCTCTCGCGGGCCTACGCGGCGGGGGATTCGGCCGCGGTCCGCTCGCTGGGCGAGGTCCTCGAGACGAGCGATGAGACCGGGCCGGCGGGATCCGTCCTCCGGATCGGCCTGATCTGCCCGCTCGCGGGGCGGTACGCGCCGCTCGGAGAGGCCTTTCTCCACGGAGCGGCGATCGCGGCGGGCGAACTCCGTCGCCGCGGCCTGACCGGGATCGAGCTCGTCGCGGCGGACACGCGCGGCGATCCGCTGTCCGCCTATCGCGCCGTCCGGCGCCTCGTCGAGGAGGAATCGGTGATCGCAGTCATCGGCGGTGTCCTCTCCTCGTCGACGATCGCCGCCGCCCAGGCGGCGCAGTGCGCCGGCGCCGTCCTCTTCTCGCCCGTCGCGACGGCGCGGGGGATCGGATCCATCGGCGAGTGGATCTTCCAGGCGTCGGGTGGCGAGGAGATCGAGGAAACGGCCGTCGCCCGCCTCGCCTGCGGGACGCTCGACGCGAGGCGCGTGGCATTCATCGCCGCAGACAACGAGCGCTCGCGGCGCGCCGCGGTGCTCTTCCGCGCCGAGGTGGAGCGGGCGGGAGGCGAGCTCGTCGCCGTCGTCCTCTACGACGAGGGCTCATCGGACTTCCGCGAGCCGATCGAGGCCGTCCGGCGGGCGGCGCCCGAGGCCCTCTTCCTGGCGTCCGAGACCGAGGACCTCTTCCTGCTGCTGCCGCAGTTCTCCTTCTACGAGTTCGGCGTGCAGCTGCTCGGCACGAGCGCGTGGAATTCCCGGCGCCTCCTCCGCATGGCCGCCAAGGACATGGAGGGAGCGATCTTCCCCGTCGAGACGGCGGGCGTCGACGAGGCGGAACGGTTCCGCGTCGCCGTCGAGCTCCTCGACAGGCCCGACATCGAGAGCAATCCCTTCACCGTCGGGGGATACGTGGGCGTCGAAACGATCGTCGACGCCGCCGTCGCAGCCGGCCGTGGCGGCGAGTCGCTCAGGCGCGAGATGGAGCGCGCGCTGGAACACCGCCTCCATCCCTACCTCGAGCTCGCCTCGAAACGAGGCGTGGCCTTTCGCACGGTCCGCGACGAACACGTCGTCGAGTTCCGCCCCTAG
- a CDS encoding gamma carbonic anhydrase family protein: protein MIGEFEGRKPTIGRDVYIAPGATVIGDVVLGDGASVWHGAVVRGDCWRIRIGALANIQDGCVLHVTTGGPPLVVGDRVTVGHRAVLHSCEIGDDCLVGMGAILLDGVAVGEGSIVAAGCVLLEETVVPPRSLVAGIPGTVKKTLDEKTIEALRGQADEYHRLARAYLGLGEFPLPEETV, encoded by the coding sequence ATGATCGGCGAATTCGAGGGAAGGAAGCCGACGATCGGCAGGGACGTCTACATCGCCCCCGGAGCGACGGTGATCGGCGACGTCGTCCTCGGCGACGGCGCGAGCGTCTGGCACGGCGCAGTCGTCCGCGGGGATTGCTGGCGCATCCGTATCGGCGCGCTCGCCAACATCCAGGACGGCTGCGTCCTCCACGTCACCACGGGGGGGCCGCCGCTGGTCGTCGGCGACCGGGTCACCGTCGGGCACCGGGCGGTTTTGCACTCGTGCGAGATCGGCGACGACTGCCTCGTCGGCATGGGGGCGATCCTTCTCGACGGAGTCGCCGTCGGCGAGGGAAGCATCGTCGCCGCCGGATGCGTCCTCCTCGAGGAAACCGTCGTCCCGCCGCGCTCCCTCGTCGCGGGGATCCCGGGCACGGTGAAAAAGACGCTGGATGAGAAGACAATCGAGGCGCTCCGCGGACAGGCCGACGAGTACCACCGTCTCGCGCGCGCCTACCTCGGGCTCGGCGAGTTTCCCCTGCCGGAGGAGACGGTATGA
- a CDS encoding L-seryl-tRNA(Sec) selenium transferase, whose product MGSLRNLPAVERVLEDERIAGRLGFFSRAGVTRLVREAIASRRERLRDGTEAAVDRDALAAAVADEVVWRLERLESNRQRRVINATGVILHTNLGRAVLGEETRRAIDLAGAGYVDLETDLETGERVERCRRVDRLFSLILDVEDAHVVNNNAAAVLLAVRSLAGGGAVAVSRGELVEIGGSFRLPEILAAAAGRVIEVGTTNRTFLRDYRAAVSEGATLLLKVHTSNYRVVGYTNEVSLQELAGLGREAGVATMYDQGSGILYPLAGEGIAGEESLSEVLASGVDLVSFSTDKVLGGPQGGVVAGRGPLVDRMRRDHLARALRVGKLTLAGLERVLLHYWRNETDALPAIGMITADPGRLGERAEELAGRLRSIPGVGVSVREGESSIGGGSFPINPLRTVLVEITLPSGQPARLSRFLRGQDPAIVCRIKDERVLVDLRSVAAHEDGILAQRLAEGIGRTAEEG is encoded by the coding sequence ATGGGATCGCTCAGGAACCTGCCCGCCGTCGAGCGGGTGCTGGAAGACGAACGGATCGCCGGACGCCTCGGCTTCTTTTCGCGCGCCGGCGTCACGCGCCTCGTGCGGGAGGCGATCGCTTCCCGGCGGGAGCGTCTCCGCGACGGGACGGAGGCGGCGGTCGATCGCGACGCCCTCGCCGCCGCCGTCGCCGACGAGGTGGTTTGGCGCCTCGAACGCCTCGAATCGAACCGGCAGCGCCGCGTGATCAACGCCACGGGCGTCATCCTGCACACCAATCTGGGACGGGCGGTGCTCGGCGAGGAGACACGGCGCGCCATCGATCTGGCCGGCGCGGGGTACGTCGATCTCGAGACCGACCTCGAGACGGGGGAGCGGGTCGAACGGTGCCGGCGCGTCGACCGTCTCTTCTCGCTGATCCTCGATGTCGAGGACGCGCACGTCGTCAACAACAACGCCGCCGCCGTCCTGCTCGCCGTGCGGTCCCTCGCCGGCGGGGGCGCGGTCGCCGTTTCCCGGGGCGAGCTCGTCGAGATCGGCGGCTCCTTTCGCCTGCCGGAGATCCTCGCCGCCGCCGCGGGACGGGTGATCGAGGTGGGCACGACGAACCGGACCTTCCTGCGCGACTACCGCGCGGCCGTCTCGGAGGGCGCCACACTCCTTCTCAAGGTGCACACGAGCAACTACCGCGTGGTCGGCTACACGAACGAGGTCTCCCTGCAGGAGCTGGCCGGACTGGGCCGCGAGGCGGGCGTCGCGACGATGTACGACCAGGGGAGCGGCATCCTCTATCCCCTGGCCGGCGAGGGGATCGCGGGAGAGGAATCGCTCTCCGAGGTCCTCGCTTCCGGCGTGGACCTCGTCTCGTTCAGCACCGACAAGGTGCTGGGGGGGCCGCAGGGTGGCGTCGTCGCCGGGCGAGGCCCGCTCGTCGACCGGATGCGCCGCGACCACCTGGCCCGCGCGCTGCGCGTCGGCAAGCTCACCCTCGCGGGGCTGGAACGCGTCCTCCTGCATTACTGGCGGAACGAGACGGATGCGCTGCCGGCCATCGGGATGATCACGGCCGACCCGGGCCGCCTCGGCGAACGGGCGGAGGAACTCGCCGGGCGCCTCCGGTCGATTCCCGGCGTCGGCGTGTCGGTCAGGGAAGGGGAATCCTCCATCGGCGGCGGGTCTTTTCCCATTAATCCCTTGCGGACGGTTCTCGTGGAGATTACTCTACCCTCCGGGCAGCCCGCGCGGCTGTCCCGGTTTCTTCGCGGGCAAGATCCCGCGATCGTCTGCAGGATCAAGGACGAACGCGTGCTCGTCGACCTCCGCTCGGTCGCCGCGCACGAGGACGGGATACTCGCACAGCGGCTGGCCGAGGGGATCGGACGCACCGCGGAGGAGGGATGA
- a CDS encoding bifunctional nuclease family protein, giving the protein MAVREAKVGGVAWDREREHPVILLGAGEDDEVLPIWVGRPEGSSIAAVLAGRSFERPMTHDLMRIIVDVLDAAVDRIEITGIHEDTYFARIVLRRGEEEYYLDARPSDSIALALRAGAPIFVDEELWSACKRPIAIESGADAPETERGPGRFEW; this is encoded by the coding sequence ATGGCCGTCCGTGAAGCGAAAGTCGGCGGTGTCGCCTGGGACCGGGAACGCGAACATCCCGTGATCCTGCTCGGCGCCGGGGAGGACGACGAGGTCCTTCCCATCTGGGTCGGTCGCCCCGAGGGGTCGTCGATCGCCGCCGTGCTCGCCGGGCGCTCCTTCGAGCGCCCGATGACACACGACCTGATGCGGATCATCGTCGACGTTCTCGATGCGGCCGTCGACCGCATAGAGATCACCGGCATCCACGAGGACACCTACTTCGCCCGCATCGTGCTCAGACGCGGGGAGGAGGAGTACTACCTCGACGCCCGTCCGAGCGATTCGATCGCGCTCGCGCTCAGGGCCGGGGCCCCGATATTCGTCGACGAGGAGCTCTGGTCCGCCTGCAAGCGGCCGATCGCGATCGAGTCGGGCGCGGACGCGCCCGAGACCGAACGCGGACCGGGACGGTTCGAGTGGTGA
- a CDS encoding N-acetylmuramoyl-L-alanine amidase, translated as MRQGRRLGTLAVLALAAVVGCGGGDGYDRLYERLSEEPAAFDRGVLAGRRIVVDPGHGGEFDGARGGGGLAEAEVNLGVALHLWGMLDDAGADVRLTRTTDRDFLPEDGTEVRDDLAARIEEANAFLPEVFLSIHHNASFARDRGRNGIEVYYRGDDPGASLELGRDVLLHLARNLGIPSGEIRPGNYFVLRRSVAGAAILTEASYLSNPAVEDRLRLAEKQRLEAEALFLGLVGYFSRGVPTVERLLPATDTLSAPAEVFFRAVPAAGIPLDPSSATVRVDDRTVPAVFDGGSIRWTIPASAPNEPMRVQGSIRSARGATVASAPATLLLARPAVHLLPLPAERERNGRWRIGVAVLDAEGRAVADGTLVTTTLPGGALVERRSRAGRIEMIVPDADGPFVVSAASRRDTLRFGKSDGGTPALVLDARSGDPVPFPVAAGLPGVSSTGDRAGRLSLPVGGGFVLVSARGYLPERIEAPGDTIGVLLRLEPLFGGCLLGRAVAVDAAGGGADLDGLGDGRLRGADVNIETARRLATMLEASGARVLLVRRGEETLSPHDRVARVNAAGVDAALRIGRASGNDACVVRHYPGSLRGAALARLLADALAGLPPCRETAVGEATDPFLQQTNCPACVARSGPVEGDAERLFSHHARPAIEAERLFAALVAFFGDERTAQRPVVATDGGLPVAGALVCLDGTVSLETDETGVVRFTCVTPGRHVLGCAWPDGRETALFFDADVSPVDTLRIERRP; from the coding sequence ATGAGACAGGGAAGGCGGCTCGGTACGCTGGCGGTCCTCGCCCTCGCCGCGGTCGTCGGCTGCGGCGGCGGCGACGGCTACGACCGACTCTACGAGCGATTGTCCGAGGAGCCCGCCGCGTTCGATCGCGGCGTTCTCGCCGGCAGGCGGATCGTCGTCGATCCGGGGCACGGCGGCGAGTTCGACGGCGCCCGCGGCGGCGGGGGTCTCGCCGAGGCCGAGGTCAACCTCGGCGTCGCGCTCCACCTCTGGGGCATGCTCGACGACGCGGGAGCCGACGTCCGCCTGACCCGGACCACCGATCGGGATTTCCTTCCGGAAGACGGGACGGAGGTTCGCGACGACCTCGCCGCGCGGATCGAGGAGGCGAACGCCTTCCTCCCCGAGGTCTTCCTCTCCATCCACCACAACGCCTCTTTCGCGCGCGACCGCGGACGGAACGGCATCGAGGTCTACTACCGGGGCGACGACCCCGGAGCCTCGCTCGAGCTGGGACGCGACGTCCTCCTCCACCTCGCCCGGAACCTCGGCATCCCCTCGGGAGAGATCCGGCCGGGCAACTACTTCGTCCTCCGCCGCTCCGTCGCGGGCGCGGCGATCCTCACCGAGGCGAGCTACCTCTCCAATCCCGCCGTCGAGGATCGCCTGCGGCTCGCCGAGAAGCAGCGGCTCGAGGCTGAGGCGCTCTTCCTCGGTCTCGTCGGCTACTTCTCCCGCGGCGTCCCGACGGTCGAACGGCTCCTTCCCGCGACCGACACGCTCTCCGCCCCCGCCGAGGTTTTCTTCCGGGCCGTGCCCGCCGCGGGGATCCCGCTCGATCCGTCGAGCGCCACGGTGCGTGTCGACGATCGCACCGTTCCGGCCGTCTTCGACGGAGGGTCGATCCGCTGGACGATCCCCGCCTCGGCCCCGAACGAACCGATGAGGGTGCAGGGCTCGATCCGCAGCGCCCGCGGCGCGACGGTGGCGAGCGCGCCCGCCACCCTCCTCCTCGCGCGCCCGGCCGTCCACCTGCTCCCCCTTCCCGCGGAGCGGGAACGAAACGGCCGCTGGCGGATCGGCGTCGCCGTCCTCGACGCCGAGGGCCGGGCGGTTGCCGACGGGACGCTTGTCACGACGACGCTTCCCGGCGGCGCGCTCGTCGAAAGACGCAGCCGTGCCGGGCGGATCGAGATGATCGTGCCCGACGCCGACGGTCCTTTCGTCGTTTCCGCGGCGTCGCGGCGGGACACGCTGCGCTTCGGGAAAAGCGACGGCGGCACGCCGGCGCTCGTCCTCGACGCCCGCAGCGGCGACCCGGTGCCCTTTCCCGTCGCCGCCGGCCTCCCCGGCGTCTCGTCGACCGGCGACCGGGCCGGCAGGCTCTCCCTCCCCGTCGGCGGCGGCTTCGTTCTCGTCTCGGCGCGGGGATACCTTCCCGAACGGATCGAGGCGCCCGGCGACACGATCGGCGTCCTGCTCCGCCTCGAGCCCCTTTTCGGCGGATGTCTCCTCGGGCGTGCCGTCGCCGTCGACGCGGCGGGCGGCGGCGCCGACCTTGACGGCCTCGGCGACGGGCGTCTCCGCGGAGCCGACGTCAACATCGAGACGGCGCGGCGGCTCGCGACGATGCTCGAGGCCTCCGGCGCGCGGGTTTTGCTCGTCCGCCGCGGCGAGGAAACCCTCTCGCCGCACGATCGCGTCGCGCGCGTGAACGCGGCCGGCGTGGACGCGGCGCTTCGCATCGGACGCGCCTCGGGCAACGACGCCTGCGTCGTCCGGCACTACCCGGGCAGCCTGCGAGGGGCCGCCCTCGCCCGCCTGCTGGCCGACGCGCTCGCCGGTCTGCCCCCCTGCCGCGAGACGGCCGTCGGCGAGGCAACCGACCCCTTCCTGCAGCAGACGAACTGCCCCGCCTGCGTGGCGAGGAGCGGCCCCGTCGAGGGCGACGCGGAGAGACTCTTCTCCCATCACGCCCGGCCCGCGATCGAGGCGGAGCGCCTCTTCGCCGCCCTCGTCGCCTTCTTCGGCGACGAACGAACGGCACAGCGACCGGTCGTGGCGACGGACGGCGGTCTCCCGGTCGCCGGCGCCCTCGTCTGCCTCGACGGAACGGTTTCGCTCGAGACCGACGAAACGGGAGTCGTCCGTTTCACCTGCGTGACGCCGGGGCGACATGTCCTCGGCTGCGCCTGGCCAGACGGGCGGGAGACGGCGCTTTTCTTCGACGCCGACGTCTCCCCCGTCGACACGCTTCGGATCGAACGGCGGCCGTAG
- a CDS encoding SPOR domain-containing protein has product MSGMSDSERKHACGAGHDAVEGGYSIFIDGETIASFMEAGDFSSARELRHFEEIAAAVDGRSAAEAGVSLMAFSVTADRLARDFTVVNVAHVLAKRGKRVLVVDCDFLEPGLSGFVEKVEDLGFLDLLLYGSSLKTVMRPTGIDGVSVTGPGSFPVTRTVPFARKEFAKVRGHLARSSDVVIYCSTLYTEEGETNPLASLVDGLVLCCRIDEMEEGQLRRSIDDLDAGLPPAELVCFCARGGEAPAERTPAVAEPAAPDLVFTKVSDGETGHHGETAPGDETARDEEPGLDGEPFFDDEEEIGDEEERTGVNLPRVVTIAVVAIVAGFLAWWFFIERSVRRDEEPPVQATAGETVVPPFALNDASAGIDAAEEQAPEETGTTGDAGSPAGEPAEATTVDAENGGDGAARETPPAAAPAAAGLYTVHVSSFRDAARVTREIEYLKANGFDATTVEVDIRGERWIRVLVGSFETVEDANEAKLELLSLRRVADARVIRRPVE; this is encoded by the coding sequence ATGAGCGGCATGTCGGACAGCGAACGGAAGCACGCCTGCGGGGCGGGGCACGACGCCGTCGAGGGCGGTTACTCGATCTTCATCGACGGCGAGACGATCGCCTCCTTCATGGAGGCGGGGGATTTCTCGTCGGCGCGGGAACTCCGTCACTTCGAGGAGATCGCCGCGGCGGTCGACGGCCGGTCGGCCGCGGAGGCGGGCGTCTCCCTGATGGCCTTCTCGGTCACCGCGGACCGGCTCGCGCGGGATTTCACCGTCGTCAACGTCGCGCACGTGCTCGCCAAGCGCGGCAAGCGCGTGCTCGTCGTCGACTGCGATTTTTTGGAGCCCGGGCTGAGCGGGTTCGTCGAGAAGGTCGAGGACCTCGGTTTCCTGGACCTGCTCCTCTACGGCTCCTCGCTGAAGACGGTCATGCGGCCGACGGGGATCGACGGCGTGAGCGTCACCGGGCCGGGATCCTTCCCCGTCACGAGGACCGTTCCCTTCGCCCGCAAGGAGTTCGCGAAGGTCAGGGGACACCTGGCCCGTTCGAGCGACGTCGTCATCTACTGCTCGACCCTCTACACCGAGGAGGGCGAGACCAATCCGCTCGCTTCGCTCGTCGACGGCCTCGTCCTCTGCTGCCGCATCGACGAGATGGAGGAGGGGCAGCTCCGGCGGTCGATCGACGACCTGGACGCCGGCCTGCCCCCGGCGGAGCTGGTCTGTTTCTGCGCGCGCGGCGGCGAGGCGCCCGCGGAACGGACCCCGGCGGTGGCCGAACCCGCGGCGCCGGACCTCGTTTTCACGAAGGTTTCGGACGGGGAGACGGGGCATCACGGGGAGACGGCGCCCGGGGATGAGACGGCGCGGGACGAGGAACCGGGGCTGGACGGGGAACCCTTCTTCGATGACGAGGAGGAGATCGGCGACGAAGAGGAGCGGACCGGCGTCAACCTGCCGCGCGTCGTGACGATCGCGGTCGTCGCGATCGTCGCCGGATTCCTCGCGTGGTGGTTCTTCATCGAGCGTTCGGTACGGCGCGACGAGGAGCCGCCGGTTCAAGCGACCGCCGGGGAGACGGTCGTCCCGCCGTTCGCCCTAAACGACGCGTCGGCCGGGATCGATGCGGCGGAGGAACAGGCGCCGGAGGAGACCGGAACGACCGGCGACGCGGGATCGCCGGCCGGGGAGCCGGCGGAGGCGACGACCGTTGACGCCGAGAACGGCGGGGACGGAGCCGCGCGGGAGACGCCCCCGGCAGCCGCGCCGGCCGCGGCGGGGCTGTATACCGTGCACGTCTCCTCCTTCCGCGACGCGGCGCGCGTCACGCGCGAGATCGAGTACCTGAAGGCGAACGGCTTCGACGCGACGACGGTCGAGGTCGACATCCGGGGAGAGAGATGGATACGCGTCCTCGTGGGATCCTTCGAGACCGTCGAGGACGCGAATGAAGCGAAGCTCGAACTGCTGTCGCTCAGGCGCGTCGCGGATGCGCGGGTGATCAGGCGGCCGGTCGAGTAA
- a CDS encoding peptidyl-prolyl cis-trans isomerase — protein sequence MRRATAMTLILAAAALLTAGCSRKEKDLEITSGIAARVGDATITDREVELRLDRLNTQQKSEYAGKLGRARFLDMMIDEELIYEQAKKEQLHRDPEIRLQIALSEKAILLAEYYQRVIRPRIEVTDEEIEAYYRDNVEEFTTRTLMRAQHLFTKDRAKADEWVRRLRNGEDFAKIASQESEDETTSLVNGNLGYFNPGGYVKSIGYSDRWSAAVEQLEAGDVSGVIPFEKGFSIVKVNEKTPARVQDLSEVRKQIIETLQDRKGRAQFYHALEELRKSTRIVNYAREEYVKTLRSARELWEAAQLENDTVRRIQFYRDIVNAYPQDPYAPQALFMIGFTYAEELSDHVNARKSLDELIRNYPDADVVESARWLIDNLQKPHPKFQSVDEMRDAMENGQEKE from the coding sequence ATGCGACGCGCCACAGCCATGACACTGATACTCGCCGCCGCCGCGCTGCTGACGGCGGGATGTTCCCGGAAGGAGAAGGATCTCGAGATCACCTCCGGGATCGCCGCGCGGGTCGGCGACGCCACGATCACCGACCGCGAGGTCGAACTCCGCCTCGACCGTCTCAATACCCAGCAGAAAAGCGAGTACGCCGGCAAGCTCGGCAGGGCGCGTTTCCTCGACATGATGATCGACGAAGAACTCATCTACGAGCAGGCGAAGAAGGAGCAGCTTCACCGCGATCCCGAGATACGGCTGCAGATCGCCCTCTCGGAAAAGGCGATCCTTCTCGCCGAGTACTACCAGCGCGTCATCCGGCCGCGTATCGAGGTGACAGACGAGGAGATCGAGGCCTACTACCGGGACAACGTCGAGGAATTCACCACGCGCACCCTCATGCGGGCGCAGCATCTCTTCACGAAGGATCGCGCCAAGGCCGACGAGTGGGTGCGCAGGCTCCGCAACGGCGAGGACTTCGCGAAGATCGCGAGCCAGGAATCGGAGGACGAGACGACGTCGCTCGTCAACGGCAACCTCGGGTACTTCAATCCCGGCGGATACGTCAAGTCGATCGGCTACTCGGACCGATGGTCGGCGGCGGTCGAACAGCTCGAGGCGGGGGACGTCAGCGGCGTCATCCCCTTCGAGAAGGGCTTCTCGATCGTCAAGGTCAACGAGAAGACTCCCGCGAGGGTCCAGGATCTCTCCGAGGTGCGCAAGCAGATCATCGAGACGCTCCAGGACCGCAAGGGGAGGGCGCAGTTCTATCACGCCCTCGAGGAGCTCAGGAAATCCACCCGGATCGTCAACTACGCCCGCGAGGAGTACGTGAAGACCCTGCGCAGCGCCCGCGAGCTCTGGGAGGCGGCGCAGCTCGAGAACGATACGGTGCGACGTATCCAGTTCTACCGCGACATCGTCAACGCCTATCCCCAGGATCCTTACGCCCCGCAGGCGCTCTTCATGATCGGCTTCACCTACGCCGAGGAGCTCAGCGACCACGTGAACGCCCGCAAGAGCCTCGACGAACTGATCAGGAACTACCCCGACGCGGATGTCGTCGAGTCGGCCCGCTGGCTCATCGACAATCTGCAGAAGCCCCACCCGAAGTTCCAGTCGGTCGACGAGATGCGCGACGCGATGGAGAACGGGCAGGAGAAGGAGTAG
- a CDS encoding TonB family protein, with product MARIREYDRRMNRRLVLLVPVSLLVIVILLVTVERLRVVERIMQVGYEGPANDVAVITIIDEQSLLRETTREELHERQVERIVIENEPEDPETNDDAKRERSVAPENPDELAIDDIDGIDRVRSYRSRADVPYREDYVILKMVRPVYPPGPLSRGEEGYVVVEVYVDVDGLVSEAYVRSAWGDVSFEESALAAVRQFLFRPVSENGRPVPFWISFLVNFKYGS from the coding sequence ATGGCCAGGATCAGAGAGTACGACCGCAGGATGAACCGCCGGCTGGTGCTGCTCGTCCCCGTCTCCCTCCTCGTCATCGTCATCCTCCTCGTCACCGTCGAGCGGCTGCGCGTCGTCGAACGGATCATGCAGGTCGGTTACGAGGGTCCGGCCAACGACGTTGCCGTCATCACGATCATCGACGAGCAGAGCCTGTTGCGGGAAACGACGCGCGAGGAGCTCCACGAGCGCCAGGTCGAGCGCATCGTCATCGAGAACGAGCCCGAGGACCCGGAAACAAACGACGATGCAAAGAGGGAACGATCCGTCGCGCCGGAAAATCCCGACGAGCTCGCCATCGACGACATCGACGGCATCGACCGGGTCCGCTCCTACCGGTCGCGCGCCGACGTGCCCTACCGCGAGGACTACGTCATCCTCAAGATGGTCCGCCCCGTCTATCCCCCCGGTCCGCTCTCGAGGGGGGAAGAAGGCTACGTCGTCGTCGAGGTCTACGTCGACGTCGACGGCCTCGTGAGCGAGGCGTACGTGCGGAGCGCCTGGGGCGACGTGAGTTTCGAGGAATCGGCGCTGGCGGCCGTGCGGCAGTTCCTCTTCAGGCCGGTATCGGAGAACGGCCGGCCCGTCCCCTTCTGGATCAGTTTCCTCGTGAATTTCAAGTACGGGTCCTAG